From a region of the Pieris rapae chromosome 22, ilPieRapa1.1, whole genome shotgun sequence genome:
- the LOC110996541 gene encoding THO complex subunit 2 isoform X1, with the protein MSTLTKFISEYCKTWEKSGRDSYIKLITQYIKDEGKSPLFTKSGKLSGLSQSIYDLLLSELKGYLKKDAVISVLREITMIHADMPSILLDVVCVLDAETSLDVQTEERSNFCYLVRELESFLSDKLLKERLEIDTLQDVGTLKNKNFYTKFIKIKTKLYYKQRKFNLFREESEGYAKLIVELNQEISEGTEWKSILEIIQSLIGCFNLDPNRVLDIILESFEARPHLDKLFISLIKHYMCDPRVISEVLGFKLGNMDVLDNYKEPPHLMTVIALLLQHQVISLDDIYPWLRPDDIIMAKEADKELKSVQDFLRKLNIVSTKGPQANGATEFIEEKADPQEYWSNQKLVLSEALLRVCAWSEFSALFSRIQVSAMPPRPAKALCDMLHAVVEPLYRTKCRVAPKIMGAPIPPLKSKLGPKACKTFEDMKETVIPALILLGPALHHDPILMYKVIRILRTSRSAGGDPLEHESLTVLDAAILPALTLMEGNCCMAEEVYTLLKLYSYQCRYCLYARWKNESGEKIPSLMRVRGNSLQRIKHIMKRVSKENIKPQGRLIGKLSHAAPAFLFDYMLLQIQTYDNLIGPVVESLKYLTSLSLDVLGYCLVEALSAGRGIGASGAAHPPWLQALAAFAGAAFKKHNIELTGLLQFVANRLKAQQSQDLLILKEIVQKMAGIEAAEEMTPEQLDAMAGGELLKGEAGYFSQVRNTRRSSARLKDAVVGNNLDIALCILSAQQRHCCVWKEGEEISGESSGSQLKVVGRLADQCQDALVQLGTFLASSHAPDEYAARLPALPELLRDYHVDADVAFFLHRPVIAQIIAAKVESLRKASDSKLDSLEKSITRYSIASKEALEPIVTSITPLLPDKVWEDISPEFYVTFWSLSMYDLRVPVESYEREIDRLKLAASAATKDSQGTKGKKEQERFNSLIEKLQDERRRQEDHVSRVHARLSRECSGWFPARAVKSAKNETVTRLMQLCLFPRCVFTATDALYCAQFVHTVHSLKTPNFSTLLCYDRLFCDITYSVMSCTEAEAGRYGQFLCRVLGTAMRWHADRASFHAECAHYPGFVTKYRVSNQFREANDHVGYENYRHVCHKWHYKITKAMVVCLDSGDYVQIRNALIVLIKILPHFPVLAKLAQIIERKIDKVKEEEKIQRPDLYVLATGYSGQLRHKAPNLMNESDFHQVVEQKPTQPVSVKEDTHKSDTAASPVQTPESEKKESKSSDRRREEPDREKESKRESRSSNKERNKDELRSKDKSPRERSHREDRYLEAISPPHEHRHPSDDVDRDVKRRKVESSGNGKGSKEFEERSPEKEKRKSKLRGDDRKERKMSRKRQDRIDESPIMEQKRRRDEQKAILKMASHQNGSQEDHHYEKYHKREKSPFRDRSIEEPRDKHRRSNESKIRR; encoded by the exons ATGAGTACTCTGACAAAATTCATATCAGAGTACTGCAAGACATGGGAAAAATCAGGCAGAGATTCATA TATTAAGCTAATCACACAATATATCAAAGATGAAGGAAAAAGTCCCCTATTTACAAAGTCAGGCAAATTATCTGGCCTTTCACAAAGTATCTATGATTTGTTGCTCTCTGAGCTTAAAGGATACCTTAAGAAAGATGCTGTGATATCTGTATTGCGTGAAATAACT ATGATTCATGCAGATATGCCATCAATATTACTAGATGTTGTTTGTGTTTTGGATGCAGAAACTTCACTTGATGTGCAAACAGAGGAGAGATCAAACTTCTGCTATTTAGTCCGAGAGTTAGAATCTTTCTTATCTGACAAGTTATTAAAAGAAAGACTAGAAATAGACACTTTGCAGGATGTTGGAacactaaaaaacaaaaacttttatactaaattcattaaaataaaaactaaactata TTATAAGCAGcgtaaatttaatctttttagAGAAGAAAGTGAAGGGTATGCCAAATTAATTGTTGAATTAAATCAAGAAATTTCAGAAGGCACAGAATGGAAatctattttagaaataatacaatcacttattg GTTGTTTTAATCTAGACCCAAACAGAGTTTTAGACATCATACTGGAGTCATTTGAAGCACGTCCACATTtagataaattgtttatttcgcTTATTAAACACTACATGTGTGATCCACGAGTTATATCAGAGGTTCTCGGATTCAAACTTGGAAATATGGATGTATTGGATAACTATAAAGAACCGCCGCACTTAATGACTGTTATagctttattattacaacatcAAGTTATTTCTTTAGATGACATATATCCTTGG CTACGTCCTGATGACATAATAATGGCTAAAGAAGCTGATAAGGAATTGAAATCTGTCCAAGATTTTCTACGTAAGCTTAATATAGTTTCCACTAAAGGACCTCAAGCGAATGGTGCAACGGAATTTATAGAGGAAAAAGCAGATCCAcaa gAATACTGGTCCAATCAAAAGCTAGTTCTTAGTGAAGCGTTGCTAAGAGTATGCGCTTGGAGTGAGTTCTCAGCACTGTTCAGTCGAATACAAGTATCAGCCATGCCACCTCGACCTGCCAAAGCATTGTGCGATATGCTACATGCTGTTGTTGAACCATTGTATAGAAC AAAATGCCGTGTGGCTCCGAAAATAATGGGTGCTCCTATTCCgccattaaaatcaaaattaggCCCAAAAGCATGTAAAACATTCGAGGATATGAAGGAGACGGTGATACCAGCGCTAATCTTACTTGGACCAGCTCTTCATCACGACCCCATTTTGATGTATAAG gtaataCGTATATTACGAACGTCCCGTTCGGCAGGAGGCGATCCCCTGGAACACGAATCGTTGACAGTATTGGATGCGGCAATATTGCCAGCTCTTACACTCATGGAAGGCAACTGTTGTATGGCCGAGGAGGTTTATACGTTACTCAAGTTATATTCATACCAATGCAG atACTGCCTATATGCCAGATGGAAGAATGAATCTGGTGAGAAAATTCCATCCCTTATGCGTGTCAGAGGGAATTCATTACAACGCATAAAGCACATCATGAAAAGAGTCtccaaagaaaatataaagccTCAAGGAAGACTTATTGGAAAATTGTCGCACGCGGCGCCCGCTTTCCTCTTCGATTACATGCTTTTACAG ATACAAACTTATGATAACCTAATAGGCCCAGTGGTGGAATCCCTCAAATACTTGACGTCACTGTCACTAGATGTCCTGGGTTATTGTCTTGTCGAGGCACTGAGTGCGGGGAGAGGTATTGGCGCAAGTGGTGCGGCACACCCGCCATGGTTGCAGGCGTTAGCCGCGTTTGCAGGCGCGGCCTTTAAGAAACATAATATTGAATTGACAGGATTATTGCAGTTCGTCGCTAATCGCTTGAAGGCTCAACAGag tCAAGATTTGCTAATACTTAAGGAGATAGTTCAAAAAATGGCTGGAATTGAGGCCGCTGAGGAGATGACACCCGAACAATTAGATGCCATGGCGGGCGGCGAATTACTTAAGGGGGAG GCGGGATACTTCTCACAAGTGCGAAACACCAGACGATCGTCAGCGAGGCTAAAAGACGCAGTCGTTGGCAACAATTTAGATATAGCACTTTGCATTTTGTCCGCCCAACAAAGACATTGTTGTGTTTGGAAAG AAGGGGAAGAAATAAGCGGGGAATCGAGTGGGTCTCAGTTAAAAGTAGTTGGTCGTTTGGCGGACCAATGCCAGGACGCGCTCGTTCAACTTGGCACGTTCCTTGCGTCTTCGCACGCGCCCGACGAGTACGCTGCGAGATTACCGGCTTTACCG GAACTACTTCGGGACTACCACGTAGACGCAGATGTGGCATTCTTTCTCCATCGTCCTGTTATAGCTCAAATAATCGCTGCGAAGGTGGAGTCTCTTCGCAAAGCCTCTGATAGTAAATTGGATTCTCTCGAGAAGAGCATAACGCGGTACAGCATTGCCTCCAAGGAAGCCCTGGAACCAATTGTAACATCGATTACACCACTCCTACCCGATAAAGTATGGGAAGATATTTCGCCCGAATTCTACGTCACGTTTTG gtCGCTATCTATGTACGATTTACGCGTGCCGGTAGAGAGCTACGAAAGGGAAATAGATAGATTAAAGCTGGCTGCCTCGGCTGCCACCAAGGATTCCCAAGGGACCAAGGGGAAGAAGGAACAGGAACGCTTTAATAGCCTTATAGAAAAATTAcag GATGAGCGTCGTCGTCAAGAAGACCACGTGTCACGCGTGCACGCGCGTTTGTCCCGCGAGTGTAGCGGCTGGTTCCCAGCCAGAGCTGTCAAATCTGCCAAAAACGAAACTGTCACGCGGCTGATGCAATTGTGTCTGTTTCCGCGTTGCGTGTTTACGGCGACGGATGCATTGTACTGCGCCCAATTTGTGCATACAGTGCATTCTCTGAAGACGCCAAACTTTTCTACGTTGCTGTGCTATGATCGG ctATTCTGCGACATTACGTACTCAGTGATGTCCTGTACTGAGGCGGAAGCTGGCAGGTACGGTCAGTTCCTTTGCCGGGTTTTGGGCACAGCTATGCGTTGGCACGCGGACCGAGCTTCCTTCCACGCGGAGTGTGCCCATTACCCAGGCTTTGTGACCAAGTATCGTGTTTCCAACCAGTTCAGAGAGGCAAATGACCACGTCGGATATGAGAATTATAg aCACGTATGCCACAAATGGCACTACAAAATAACGAAGGCGATGGTGGTTTGCCTGGATTCGGGTGACTATGTCCAAATACGGAACGCGTTGATTGTCCTCATCAAGATATTGCCACACTTTCCAGTTCTCGCTAAACTGGCTCAGATTATTGAAAGGAAAATTGATAAG GTTAAAGAAGAGGAGAAAATTCAAAGGCCGGACTTGTACGTGTTGGCCACGGGTTACAGTGGCCAATTGAGGCACAAAGCACCGAATCTGATGAATGAAAGCGATTTTCATCaa GTGGTAGAACAGAAACCAACTCAGCCCGTCAGCGTCAAAGAGGATACTCATAAGAGTGACACGGCCGCCTCACCAGTTCAAACTCCAG aAAGTGAGAAAAAGGAATCCAAAAGCAGTGACAGAAGACGAGAAGAACCGGATCGCGAGAAGGAGTCAAAACGTGAATCGAGATC GTCAAACAAAGAGAGAAATAAAGATGAACTACGAAGTAAAGACAAATCGCCGAGAGAAAGATCCCATAGA gaagACCGCTATTTGGAGGCAATATCTCCGCCTCATGAACACAGGCATCCGTCTGATGACGTTGATCGTG atgtGAAACGACGTAAAGTTGAAAGCAGCGGCAATGGCAAG GGTAGTAAAGAGTTTGAAGAACGTTCGCCAGAAAAAGAGAAAAGAAAGTCTAAACTTAGAGGCGATGATCGGAAAGAGCGTAAGATGAGCAGAAAACGG CAGGATCGAATTGATGAGTCACCTATAATGGAACAAAAGCGACGAAGAGACGAACAAAAag CTATTTTGAAAATGGCCAGTCATCAAAATGGTTCTCAAGAGGATCACCACTATGAAAAGTATCATAAAAGG gaaaAGTCACCATTCCGGGATCGCTCAATAGAAGAGCCAAGAGACAAACA TAGACGCTCGAATGAGTCAAAAATCAGAAGATAG
- the LOC110996537 gene encoding probable 28S ribosomal protein S6, mitochondrial, with translation MPSYEMAMIIRAMPKIELKNALMRISNGIFDRGGIIRKIENLGYRPLPYKTSAHGLVHKEANFFVFKIDTATTVVSDLKEEYSRDVDVVRQRVFKVNEDLDHTCTLEMELLPPAYRREVQQMIKMGKSQVNRFRHKFSYNSGLDYYPFQK, from the coding sequence ATGCCTAGTTACGAAATGGCTATGATAATACGGGCTATGCCCAAAATTGAACTTAAAAATGCTCTTATGAGAATATCTAACGGAATATTTGATAGAGGTGGTATTATACgaaaaattgaaaacttagGATATCGACCACTGCCGTACAAAACAAGTGCTCATGGCCTGGTGCATAAAGAagcaaatttttttgtttttaaaattgatacagCAACCACAGTGGTTTCTGATTTGAAAGAAGAGTATAGTCGGGATGTAGATGTAGTTAGACAACGTGTTTTCAAGGTGAATGAGGATTTGGACCATACATGTACTTTGGAAATGGAATTATTGCCGCCAGCATATCGCAGAGAAGTTCAGCAAATGATCAAAATGGGAAAGTCACAAGTGAATCGATTTAGACACAAATTCTCTTATAACTCAGGTTTGGATTACTATCCTTTCCaaaagtaa
- the LOC110996541 gene encoding THO complex subunit 2 isoform X2 gives MSTLTKFISEYCKTWEKSGRDSYIKLITQYIKDEGKSPLFTKSGKLSGLSQSIYDLLLSELKGYLKKDAVISVLREITMIHADMPSILLDVVCVLDAETSLDVQTEERSNFCYLVRELESFLSDKLLKERLEIDTLQDVGTLKNKNFYTKFIKIKTKLYYKQRKFNLFREESEGYAKLIVELNQEISEGTEWKSILEIIQSLIGCFNLDPNRVLDIILESFEARPHLDKLFISLIKHYMCDPRVISEVLGFKLGNMDVLDNYKEPPHLMTVIALLLQHQVISLDDIYPWLRPDDIIMAKEADKELKSVQDFLRKLNIVSTKGPQANGATEFIEEKADPQEYWSNQKLVLSEALLRVCAWSEFSALFSRIQVSAMPPRPAKALCDMLHAVVEPLYRTKCRVAPKIMGAPIPPLKSKLGPKACKTFEDMKETVIPALILLGPALHHDPILMYKVIRILRTSRSAGGDPLEHESLTVLDAAILPALTLMEGNCCMAEEVYTLLKLYSYQCRYCLYARWKNESGEKIPSLMRVRGNSLQRIKHIMKRVSKENIKPQGRLIGKLSHAAPAFLFDYMLLQIQTYDNLIGPVVESLKYLTSLSLDVLGYCLVEALSAGRGIGASGAAHPPWLQALAAFAGAAFKKHNIELTGLLQFVANRLKAQQSQDLLILKEIVQKMAGIEAAEEMTPEQLDAMAGGELLKGEAGYFSQVRNTRRSSARLKDAVVGNNLDIALCILSAQQRHCCVWKEGEEISGESSGSQLKVVGRLADQCQDALVQLGTFLASSHAPDEYAARLPALPELLRDYHVDADVAFFLHRPVIAQIIAAKVESLRKASDSKLDSLEKSITRYSIASKEALEPIVTSITPLLPDKVWEDISPEFYVTFWSLSMYDLRVPVESYEREIDRLKLAASAATKDSQGTKGKKEQERFNSLIEKLQDERRRQEDHVSRVHARLSRECSGWFPARAVKSAKNETVTRLMQLCLFPRCVFTATDALYCAQFVHTVHSLKTPNFSTLLCYDRLFCDITYSVMSCTEAEAGRYGQFLCRVLGTAMRWHADRASFHAECAHYPGFVTKYRVSNQFREANDHVGYENYRHVCHKWHYKITKAMVVCLDSGDYVQIRNALIVLIKILPHFPVLAKLAQIIERKIDKVKEEEKIQRPDLYVLATGYSGQLRHKAPNLMNESDFHQVVEQKPTQPVSVKEDTHKSDTAASPVQTPESEKKESKSSDRRREEPDREKESKRESRSSNKERNKDELRSKDKSPRERSHREDRYLEAISPPHEHRHPSDDVDRDVKRRKVESSGNGKGSKEFEERSPEKEKRKSKLRGDDRKERKMSRKRDRIDESPIMEQKRRRDEQKAILKMASHQNGSQEDHHYEKYHKREKSPFRDRSIEEPRDKHRRSNESKIRR, from the exons ATGAGTACTCTGACAAAATTCATATCAGAGTACTGCAAGACATGGGAAAAATCAGGCAGAGATTCATA TATTAAGCTAATCACACAATATATCAAAGATGAAGGAAAAAGTCCCCTATTTACAAAGTCAGGCAAATTATCTGGCCTTTCACAAAGTATCTATGATTTGTTGCTCTCTGAGCTTAAAGGATACCTTAAGAAAGATGCTGTGATATCTGTATTGCGTGAAATAACT ATGATTCATGCAGATATGCCATCAATATTACTAGATGTTGTTTGTGTTTTGGATGCAGAAACTTCACTTGATGTGCAAACAGAGGAGAGATCAAACTTCTGCTATTTAGTCCGAGAGTTAGAATCTTTCTTATCTGACAAGTTATTAAAAGAAAGACTAGAAATAGACACTTTGCAGGATGTTGGAacactaaaaaacaaaaacttttatactaaattcattaaaataaaaactaaactata TTATAAGCAGcgtaaatttaatctttttagAGAAGAAAGTGAAGGGTATGCCAAATTAATTGTTGAATTAAATCAAGAAATTTCAGAAGGCACAGAATGGAAatctattttagaaataatacaatcacttattg GTTGTTTTAATCTAGACCCAAACAGAGTTTTAGACATCATACTGGAGTCATTTGAAGCACGTCCACATTtagataaattgtttatttcgcTTATTAAACACTACATGTGTGATCCACGAGTTATATCAGAGGTTCTCGGATTCAAACTTGGAAATATGGATGTATTGGATAACTATAAAGAACCGCCGCACTTAATGACTGTTATagctttattattacaacatcAAGTTATTTCTTTAGATGACATATATCCTTGG CTACGTCCTGATGACATAATAATGGCTAAAGAAGCTGATAAGGAATTGAAATCTGTCCAAGATTTTCTACGTAAGCTTAATATAGTTTCCACTAAAGGACCTCAAGCGAATGGTGCAACGGAATTTATAGAGGAAAAAGCAGATCCAcaa gAATACTGGTCCAATCAAAAGCTAGTTCTTAGTGAAGCGTTGCTAAGAGTATGCGCTTGGAGTGAGTTCTCAGCACTGTTCAGTCGAATACAAGTATCAGCCATGCCACCTCGACCTGCCAAAGCATTGTGCGATATGCTACATGCTGTTGTTGAACCATTGTATAGAAC AAAATGCCGTGTGGCTCCGAAAATAATGGGTGCTCCTATTCCgccattaaaatcaaaattaggCCCAAAAGCATGTAAAACATTCGAGGATATGAAGGAGACGGTGATACCAGCGCTAATCTTACTTGGACCAGCTCTTCATCACGACCCCATTTTGATGTATAAG gtaataCGTATATTACGAACGTCCCGTTCGGCAGGAGGCGATCCCCTGGAACACGAATCGTTGACAGTATTGGATGCGGCAATATTGCCAGCTCTTACACTCATGGAAGGCAACTGTTGTATGGCCGAGGAGGTTTATACGTTACTCAAGTTATATTCATACCAATGCAG atACTGCCTATATGCCAGATGGAAGAATGAATCTGGTGAGAAAATTCCATCCCTTATGCGTGTCAGAGGGAATTCATTACAACGCATAAAGCACATCATGAAAAGAGTCtccaaagaaaatataaagccTCAAGGAAGACTTATTGGAAAATTGTCGCACGCGGCGCCCGCTTTCCTCTTCGATTACATGCTTTTACAG ATACAAACTTATGATAACCTAATAGGCCCAGTGGTGGAATCCCTCAAATACTTGACGTCACTGTCACTAGATGTCCTGGGTTATTGTCTTGTCGAGGCACTGAGTGCGGGGAGAGGTATTGGCGCAAGTGGTGCGGCACACCCGCCATGGTTGCAGGCGTTAGCCGCGTTTGCAGGCGCGGCCTTTAAGAAACATAATATTGAATTGACAGGATTATTGCAGTTCGTCGCTAATCGCTTGAAGGCTCAACAGag tCAAGATTTGCTAATACTTAAGGAGATAGTTCAAAAAATGGCTGGAATTGAGGCCGCTGAGGAGATGACACCCGAACAATTAGATGCCATGGCGGGCGGCGAATTACTTAAGGGGGAG GCGGGATACTTCTCACAAGTGCGAAACACCAGACGATCGTCAGCGAGGCTAAAAGACGCAGTCGTTGGCAACAATTTAGATATAGCACTTTGCATTTTGTCCGCCCAACAAAGACATTGTTGTGTTTGGAAAG AAGGGGAAGAAATAAGCGGGGAATCGAGTGGGTCTCAGTTAAAAGTAGTTGGTCGTTTGGCGGACCAATGCCAGGACGCGCTCGTTCAACTTGGCACGTTCCTTGCGTCTTCGCACGCGCCCGACGAGTACGCTGCGAGATTACCGGCTTTACCG GAACTACTTCGGGACTACCACGTAGACGCAGATGTGGCATTCTTTCTCCATCGTCCTGTTATAGCTCAAATAATCGCTGCGAAGGTGGAGTCTCTTCGCAAAGCCTCTGATAGTAAATTGGATTCTCTCGAGAAGAGCATAACGCGGTACAGCATTGCCTCCAAGGAAGCCCTGGAACCAATTGTAACATCGATTACACCACTCCTACCCGATAAAGTATGGGAAGATATTTCGCCCGAATTCTACGTCACGTTTTG gtCGCTATCTATGTACGATTTACGCGTGCCGGTAGAGAGCTACGAAAGGGAAATAGATAGATTAAAGCTGGCTGCCTCGGCTGCCACCAAGGATTCCCAAGGGACCAAGGGGAAGAAGGAACAGGAACGCTTTAATAGCCTTATAGAAAAATTAcag GATGAGCGTCGTCGTCAAGAAGACCACGTGTCACGCGTGCACGCGCGTTTGTCCCGCGAGTGTAGCGGCTGGTTCCCAGCCAGAGCTGTCAAATCTGCCAAAAACGAAACTGTCACGCGGCTGATGCAATTGTGTCTGTTTCCGCGTTGCGTGTTTACGGCGACGGATGCATTGTACTGCGCCCAATTTGTGCATACAGTGCATTCTCTGAAGACGCCAAACTTTTCTACGTTGCTGTGCTATGATCGG ctATTCTGCGACATTACGTACTCAGTGATGTCCTGTACTGAGGCGGAAGCTGGCAGGTACGGTCAGTTCCTTTGCCGGGTTTTGGGCACAGCTATGCGTTGGCACGCGGACCGAGCTTCCTTCCACGCGGAGTGTGCCCATTACCCAGGCTTTGTGACCAAGTATCGTGTTTCCAACCAGTTCAGAGAGGCAAATGACCACGTCGGATATGAGAATTATAg aCACGTATGCCACAAATGGCACTACAAAATAACGAAGGCGATGGTGGTTTGCCTGGATTCGGGTGACTATGTCCAAATACGGAACGCGTTGATTGTCCTCATCAAGATATTGCCACACTTTCCAGTTCTCGCTAAACTGGCTCAGATTATTGAAAGGAAAATTGATAAG GTTAAAGAAGAGGAGAAAATTCAAAGGCCGGACTTGTACGTGTTGGCCACGGGTTACAGTGGCCAATTGAGGCACAAAGCACCGAATCTGATGAATGAAAGCGATTTTCATCaa GTGGTAGAACAGAAACCAACTCAGCCCGTCAGCGTCAAAGAGGATACTCATAAGAGTGACACGGCCGCCTCACCAGTTCAAACTCCAG aAAGTGAGAAAAAGGAATCCAAAAGCAGTGACAGAAGACGAGAAGAACCGGATCGCGAGAAGGAGTCAAAACGTGAATCGAGATC GTCAAACAAAGAGAGAAATAAAGATGAACTACGAAGTAAAGACAAATCGCCGAGAGAAAGATCCCATAGA gaagACCGCTATTTGGAGGCAATATCTCCGCCTCATGAACACAGGCATCCGTCTGATGACGTTGATCGTG atgtGAAACGACGTAAAGTTGAAAGCAGCGGCAATGGCAAG GGTAGTAAAGAGTTTGAAGAACGTTCGCCAGAAAAAGAGAAAAGAAAGTCTAAACTTAGAGGCGATGATCGGAAAGAGCGTAAGATGAGCAGAAAACGG GATCGAATTGATGAGTCACCTATAATGGAACAAAAGCGACGAAGAGACGAACAAAAag CTATTTTGAAAATGGCCAGTCATCAAAATGGTTCTCAAGAGGATCACCACTATGAAAAGTATCATAAAAGG gaaaAGTCACCATTCCGGGATCGCTCAATAGAAGAGCCAAGAGACAAACA TAGACGCTCGAATGAGTCAAAAATCAGAAGATAG